The genomic segment TCCTCGCCGTTCGGCTGCCCTATGGCGTGCAGGCAGATGAGGCAGACGCGCAACTGGCACTGAACTTCATCCAGCCCGACCGCGCCGTGACGGTGAACATCAAGGCGGCGGTGGACGCCTCGGCTCAGGCCGCCGCCGACGCACTGGGCCAGCCCCTGCGCGACTTCGTGCGGGGCAATGTCAAGGCCCGCGAGCGGATGATCGCCCAGTACGCCCTCGCCGGGCAGGAGGGGCTGCTGGTGGTGGGCACCGACCACGCGGCGGAGGCGCTGACGGGCTTTTACACCAAATACGGCGACGGCGGCGTGGACCTCACGCCCCTGACCGGCCTGACCAAGCGGCAGGGAGCGCAGCTTCTGGCGCACCTCGGCGCTCCGGAGGCCACCTGGCGCAAGGTGCCCACCGCCGACCTGGAAGATGACCGCCCCGGCCTTCCCGACGAGGCCGCGCTGGGCGTGACTTACGGGCAGATCGACGCCTACCTGGAGGGCCGCGACGTGCCGGAGGACGTGGCTGCGCGGCTGGAGCGGCTGTACCTGAACACCCGGCACAAGCGCACCACGCCCGTGACGCACTTCGAGGACTGGTGGCGGGCCTAAGCCGGGCGGACCTAGGGCTACTCCCCCCCCTCGCGGGCCTCGCGCAGCAGCCAGACCCCCAGCAGGTCAAACAGCCCCACGAAGGCCAGCGTACCCAGCGCCGCCGCCCACTCCCCGCGCCCCAGTTGCAAGACCAGCGCGATCAGCCCCCCCACATTGAGCAGGGCCAGCAGCGCGAGCAGCAGTCCCGGCAGCATCAGCCCTCCAGCGAGGCGGCGCGGGCCTCGACCTCGGTGGCGGCCCGTTCCGCGTCGGCCTCGCGGAAGAAGGCGGCGGCCTCCTGATAGGCGGCCCGCGCTCCGGCCCCGTCACCCCCTTGGGCGGCGAGGTCGCCCCGCGCCCGGTGGAGGCAGGCCAGGGTCATCGGGTCGTCGGCGGCGTGGGCGTCGGCCAGGGCTTCTTCCAGCGCGGCGCGGGCCTGCTCCACTTCGCCCAGCGCGAGGTGACAGACCACGAGTTCGTAGCCGTTCACTGCCCGTTTGAAGGGCCGTTCCGCCTCCGGCAAGGCCCCGATCAATGCCCGCTCCTCTCCAAAGAGCCGCAGCGCCGCCCGGTGCTCGCCTGCCAGCCGCTCCACCATGCCGAGCTGATGCACGGCGATGTGCTCCCAGGGGTCACCCGCGTGGGCCTGCCGCAGCCGCCCGTAGACCTCACGCGCCCCGGCGTGGTCACCCGTGTGCGCCCGCACGTACCCCAGCGCCATCTGGCCCGCGCGGGAGGCGAGGAGGTCGGGGTCGGCCTCCAGGCGCTTCCGCGCTTCTTCCCAGTCCTCGCGGTCGATGGCGGCCCAGACCTCTGGCAACATGGCTCAGGATAGGCCGGAAGGGAAGCCGCGAGGTCAGAGGGTTCCCGGCTGCGTTACGCTGCCCATCGTGATCGACCGCTACCTGACCCCGGAGATGAAGACGCTGTGGAGCGAGGCGAGCAAGTACCGCGCGTGGCTGCGCGTGGAACTCGCCGCGATGGAGGCGCAGGCCCGGCACGGCGAGGTGCCCCCGGAAGCCTTCGCCGCCCTAACCGCCCGCGCTGCCGAAGATCCCCTCGACGACGCCTTCGCCGCGCGGGTGGCCGAGATCGAGGCGGTGACCCGGCATGACATCGTGGCCTTCACGCGGGCGCTGACCGAGCGCTACGGCGAGGAAGCCCGCTTCATCCACCACGGCCTGACGAGCACCGACGTGGTGGACACGGCCCAGAACCTGCTGCTGGACGAGGCCTTCGGGCTGATCCTGGCCGACGTGCAGGCCCTGCGCGAGGTCTGCCGGGTGCAGGCGGTGGCCCACAAGCACACGCCGACTGTGGGCCGCACCCACGGCATCCACGCCGAGCCGATGACCTTCGGGCTGAAGTTCCTGAACTGGATGGCGGCGCTGGACCGCGATCTGGAGCGGCTGCGGGCGGCGCGGGAGCGGGTGCGGGTGGTCATGCTGTCCGGGTCGGTGGGCACCTACGCGCACGTCGCCCCGCAGATCGAGGAGGAGGTCGCCGCCGCCTGGGGCTGGCAGGCCGCGCCCGTCACCAACCAGACCCTCGCCCGCGACCGGCACGCGGAGGTCCTGGCGGCCCTCGCCATCCTGGGGACCACGCTGGAGAAGATCGCGGTGGAGATTCGCCACCTCCAGCGCTCGGAAGTGCGCGAGGCGATGGAGCCCTTCGGCAAGGGGCAGACGGGCAGCTCCTCCATGCCGCACAAGAAAAACCCCATCCTGACCGAGAACGTGACGGGCTTCGCGCGGCTGCTGCGCGGCTACCTCGCCGCCGGGCTGGAGAACGTGGCCCTGTGGCACGAGCGCGATATTTCCCATTCCAGCGCCGAGCGCATCATCCTGCCCGACGCCACGAGCGCCGCGAGCTACGCCACCCGCCGCCTGACCGGGGTGGTGCGTGATCTGGTGGTCTTCCCGGAGCGGATGCTGCGGAACTTGAACGATCTCGGCGGGCTGGTCTTTTCCCAGCGGGTGCTGCACGCCCTGATCGACGAGAAGGGCATGAGCCGCGAGGCCGCCTACGACCTCGTGCAGCGCCATGCCCTGCGCAGCTGGGAGACGGGCGAGGGCCTGCGCGAGCTGCTGGGCGCGGACGAGGCCAACCCGCTGAGCCCGGACGAGCTGAACGCCGCCTTTGACCTGGGGTGGTACCTGCGGCATGTGGACGCGATCTACGCCCGCTTCGGGCTGTGAGGGGGAAAGGATGAGCGACCCAGTTTCCGTCGCCCTCGTCGGCGGCGACACCCCCCAGGGGGCCGAGTTCCTGCGGCTGGCGTTGGCGCACCCAGGGCTGGAAGTCACCGGGGTGAGCGCCCGCGCCCAGGCCGGGCAGCCCATCGCGGAGCTCTATCCCACCCTGCGCGCAGTCACCCGCCTGAGCTTCCGCGCCGCCGCCGGGCTGGAAGAGGCCGATGTGCTGGTGCTGGCGGACACGGCAGAGGGCGGCCCCCAGGAGGGCACCCGCCTGACGCTGGACCTCACGGGCCGCCGGGTGGCCGAGGCCCTGACCCCCGGTTCGGGCTGGGTGTATGGCCTGCCGGAGCGGACGCGGGGGGCGTTGCGCGGGGCCACGCGGGTGGCGGTGCCCGGCGACCTCACCACTGCCGCCGTGCTGACGCTCGCGCCGCTGCTGGAGCAGGGAGTGCTGCTGCCGCGTGGCCTGCGCCTGACCGAACTGCGGGGAGCGCCCGCACCCGCCTTTGCCGTGGGGCACGCTCAGGCCGATGAGATTGCCCGCGCCCTGCCGGGCCGCTTTCCGCTGGAGTTCACGGCGGCGGGGTTGCCGGGGCTGAATGGGCTGCTGCTCCTCGCGGAAGCCTGGGTTCCCGACGGCTACAGCGAACGCGACGTGTGGAGCGCCTACCGCGAGGCGTATGCGGGCGAGGCTTTTGTGCGGCTGTTGCCGGGCGACCCACCCGACCCCGCCCGGCTGCGCGGTACCCCCTTCATCGAGCTGGGCACCTGCCTCGACCTCGACTCGGGCCGCGTGCTGCTGACGGCGGCGCTGGACCCCCGGGGGCGTGGGAGTGCCGCGCAGGCGCTCCAGAGCCTCAACCTCGCGCTGGGTCAGCCGGAGGGAACCGGGCTGGGATTCACCGGGCTGCTGCCCTGACCCCTACGCCGGATGCGGCGGCACCCGCACGATGCTGAGCATGTACCGCCCCAGGGCCTGAATCGCCAGGTAGAAGTGCTCGAAGTCAATGGGCTTGACCACGTAACTCGCCGCGTGCGCCTGGTAGGAGCGCAGGATGTCCTCGTCGGCCTGGCTGGTCGTCAGCACGATCACCGGGATGGTCATCAGGTGGGGGTCGCGCTTGAGGTCTTCAAGCACCTCCAGCCCGTTCTTGCGCGGCATGTTGATGTCGAGCAGGATCACGTCGGGGCGCGGGCAGGTTTCATAGCCGGGGGCGCGGCGCAGGAAATCGAGGGCCTCGACCCCGTCGCGGGCCACGTGCAGGCAGTTGGCGATGCCCGCCGCCGCGAACGCCTCCTGGGTCAGGATGATGTCGGGCTCGCTGTCCTCGACCAGCAGAATCTCGATGGGGGTCGCGCTCGCCAGGGGGTGTGGGGGGTCTGCCGTGCTCATGGGGGGCTCCTGTCCTGTCTGCCCCCAGTCTGCGGGCCGGACCCGTCCCCCACGCTGAGCGGCGCTTCACACGGGCGCAACCCAGCCTTGACCTGGCCTTGACGGTCGTGCCCGCTCGGCCCCGCCCCCAGCCCTGCCGTACCCTGACCCCATGAACCTGCTGCAAGGTGCCCTGGGCGGCACCAGTTTTCCCGACCCCGAACGGCTGCTCGCGGACCTGAGCTGGGAGGACGCCTCCCGCCCGGTGATCGGCGTGCCCTATACCCTGGCCGACCTCCTCGCGCACCTCGGGGTGACCGCCCGCGCCAGCCTCGACCTCGCGGCGGGGCGGGCCGAGCAGTGGCCCGACGACCTCGACCCCTGGCCGGGGGTCATGGACGAAGCCGGGTTCCGCACCCTCCTCGTAGAACTGCGGCTGGGGCTGACCGAGGCCCGCGCCCTGGCCGATTCGCCCTCCGACCGGGCGCGGGACATCCTGACCGACCTTGCCGCGCACAGCGCCTACCACTGGGGCCAGGTCGCGCTGCTGCGGCGGGTGCTGGGCCTCTGGCCGGAGGGCGAGTGACCGCCCCGCTCGTCCGGGTGGGCACCCTCAACCCCGCCAAGCTGCGCCCGGTCGCGGAGGTCTTCGCGGCGTGGTGGCCCGGCGCGGCGGTGGAGGGAGTCGCGGTGCCCAGCGGCGTGCCCGAACAACCGCTGGGCGAGGCGCAGACCCGCGCGGGGGCGTTGAATCGGGCGCGGGCGGCGCTGGCCCATCTGCCCAGCGGGGATGGGTGGGGCGTGGGGCTGGAGGGCGGCGTGGAGGTGGCGGGCGACGAGGCCCGGCTTTTCGGGGTGGTGGCGGTCGCCCGGCGGCACTCGGGCGGGGTCCAAATGGAGTGGTCCCGCACCGCCGACCTGCGCCTGCCCCCTGAGGTCGCGCGGCGGGTGCGGGGCGGCGAGGAACTCGGCCCAGTGATGGACGCGCTGCTGGGCACATCGGGCATCAAGCGGGGCGTGGGCAGCGTGGGCGTGCTGACGGGCGGCCTGCTGACCCGCGCGGACGTGTGGCGGCAGGCCGTGATCCTGGCCGCGACGCCCCTGCGCGGGGCTTCCGGGCTGTACCCTGGGGCATGACGAGCGAACCGCAGGTGGTCAACAACGAGGCCGAGAACCGTTACGAGCTGCGGGAGGGCGACGAGGTGCTGGGGTTTGCCGAGTACCGCCCGGCGGGTCAGGCC from the Deinococcus sp. NW-56 genome contains:
- a CDS encoding response regulator; translated protein: MSTADPPHPLASATPIEILLVEDSEPDIILTQEAFAAAGIANCLHVARDGVEALDFLRRAPGYETCPRPDVILLDINMPRKNGLEVLEDLKRDPHLMTIPVIVLTTSQADEDILRSYQAHAASYVVKPIDFEHFYLAIQALGRYMLSIVRVPPHPA
- a CDS encoding N-acetyl-gamma-glutamyl-phosphate reductase, encoding MSDPVSVALVGGDTPQGAEFLRLALAHPGLEVTGVSARAQAGQPIAELYPTLRAVTRLSFRAAAGLEEADVLVLADTAEGGPQEGTRLTLDLTGRRVAEALTPGSGWVYGLPERTRGALRGATRVAVPGDLTTAAVLTLAPLLEQGVLLPRGLRLTELRGAPAPAFAVGHAQADEIARALPGRFPLEFTAAGLPGLNGLLLLAEAWVPDGYSERDVWSAYREAYAGEAFVRLLPGDPPDPARLRGTPFIELGTCLDLDSGRVLLTAALDPRGRGSAAQALQSLNLALGQPEGTGLGFTGLLP
- the purB gene encoding adenylosuccinate lyase, which encodes MIDRYLTPEMKTLWSEASKYRAWLRVELAAMEAQARHGEVPPEAFAALTARAAEDPLDDAFAARVAEIEAVTRHDIVAFTRALTERYGEEARFIHHGLTSTDVVDTAQNLLLDEAFGLILADVQALREVCRVQAVAHKHTPTVGRTHGIHAEPMTFGLKFLNWMAALDRDLERLRAARERVRVVMLSGSVGTYAHVAPQIEEEVAAAWGWQAAPVTNQTLARDRHAEVLAALAILGTTLEKIAVEIRHLQRSEVREAMEPFGKGQTGSSSMPHKKNPILTENVTGFARLLRGYLAAGLENVALWHERDISHSSAERIILPDATSAASYATRRLTGVVRDLVVFPERMLRNLNDLGGLVFSQRVLHALIDEKGMSREAAYDLVQRHALRSWETGEGLRELLGADEANPLSPDELNAAFDLGWYLRHVDAIYARFGL
- a CDS encoding DinB family protein, which gives rise to MNLLQGALGGTSFPDPERLLADLSWEDASRPVIGVPYTLADLLAHLGVTARASLDLAAGRAEQWPDDLDPWPGVMDEAGFRTLLVELRLGLTEARALADSPSDRARDILTDLAAHSAYHWGQVALLRRVLGLWPEGE
- a CDS encoding inosine/xanthosine triphosphatase, which codes for MTAPLVRVGTLNPAKLRPVAEVFAAWWPGAAVEGVAVPSGVPEQPLGEAQTRAGALNRARAALAHLPSGDGWGVGLEGGVEVAGDEARLFGVVAVARRHSGGVQMEWSRTADLRLPPEVARRVRGGEELGPVMDALLGTSGIKRGVGSVGVLTGGLLTRADVWRQAVILAATPLRGASGLYPGA
- the nadE gene encoding ammonia-dependent NAD(+) synthetase; this translates as MSPLRDHIRRELRVLPDIDPADEIERRVTFLADYLRATGTRGYVLGISGGQDSTLAGRLCQLAAERVRAEGGEATFLAVRLPYGVQADEADAQLALNFIQPDRAVTVNIKAAVDASAQAAADALGQPLRDFVRGNVKARERMIAQYALAGQEGLLVVGTDHAAEALTGFYTKYGDGGVDLTPLTGLTKRQGAQLLAHLGAPEATWRKVPTADLEDDRPGLPDEAALGVTYGQIDAYLEGRDVPEDVAARLERLYLNTRHKRTTPVTHFEDWWRA